From the genome of Vicia villosa cultivar HV-30 ecotype Madison, WI linkage group LG2, Vvil1.0, whole genome shotgun sequence, one region includes:
- the LOC131653940 gene encoding peroxisomal membrane protein 13-like, which produces MASNSQPSGSNPPPKPWERAGSSSGPGAPFKPPSGGSTSDVVEASGTAKPGEIVTSTDRNAAVNRSTLARPVPTRPWEQNYGNTTYGGGALGGGYGSTMNYNSGYGSGGMYGSSYGGGLGGVGGMYGGGMYGNSMYRGGGYGGGLYGSSGMYGGGGMYNSGLGGQMGGYGMGVGPYGDQDPNNPYNEPPSPPGFWISMLRVMQGVVNFFGRISILIDQNTQAFHLFMTAMLQLFDRSGMLYGELARFVLRLLGVKTKPKKVNPQGPNGHPFHGQQHPSGNMNYIEGAKTAPSGSWDNVWGNDTSE; this is translated from the exons ATGGCTTCCAATTCTCAACCATCAG GAAGTAATCCTCCACCGAAACCGTGGGAACGGGCGGGTTCTTCATCGGGCCCTGGGGCACCGTTTAAACCGCCATCAGGTGGAAGCACGAGTGATGTTGTTGAGGCTTCCGGGACTGCGAAACCCGGGGAGATTGTTACTAGTACTGACAGAAATGCAGCTGTCAATAGAAGTACTCTCGCCAGACCTGTTCCCACGAGGCCGTGGGAGCAGAATTACGGAAATACAACCTACGGAGGCGGCGCGTTAGGTGGAG GATATGGGTCTACAATGAATTATAATTCTGGATATGGGTCTGGAGGTATGTATGGATCTTCTTATGGTGGTGGGTTAGGAGGAGTTGGAGGAATGTATGGTGGTGGAATGTATGGGAATAGTATGTACAGAGGAGGAGGATATGGCGGAGGGCTTTACGGGTCATCTGGGATGTATGGAGGAGGTGGAATGTATAACAGTGGCCTTGGGGGTCAAATGGGTGGTTATGGTATGGGAGTTGGTCCTTATGGTGATCAAGATCCCAATAATCCGTATAATGAACCTCCATCTCCGCCTGGATTTTGGATTTCTATGCTGCGTGTG ATGCAAGGTGTGGTTAATTTTTTTGGCCGGATATCAATACTCATAGACCAGAACACGCAGGCTTTCCATTTGTTCATGACCGCAATGCTCCAG CTGTTTGATCGCTCTGGCATGTTGTATGGAGAGCTAGCAAGATTTGTGTTGCGATTGCTCGGGGTCAAAACTAAGCCCAAGAAGGTTAACCCGCAAGGTCCAAATGGACATCCATTTCACGGACAACAACATCCTTCTGGAAACATGAACTACATTGAGGGAGCAAAGACTGCTCCAAGTGGTTCTTGGGACAATGTCTGGGGAAATGACACCAGTGAATGA
- the LOC131653941 gene encoding protein NLP9-like, producing the protein MEYPFYPKGRGFGYWQSPGTELEGLTSLDGGIGNLASEDMPSSFSELMNFDNYAGLYSGPSMTDQIMANEIPSLASVLYQSPDGFSPVEQNCGQFYMTGVSGNYNNSDGSPVFAERVVRQKMDTLRGFLDNNNNDANNLSSKQKIDDSMQHVNTLSLDEKMLKALSFFKESAGGGILAQVWVPIKHDGQIFLSTSEQPYLLDQMLAGYREVSRTFIFSTEGKPGCLPGLPGRVFISKVPEWTSNVGYYNPSEYLRVEQARSHDVRGSIAFPIFDLQSGLPCCAVLELVTTKEKLDFDRELEIICRSLQLVNLRTTMPIRLLPECLSTNKRAALTEIIDVLRSVCHAHRLPMALTWIPCFHTDGTREQTTRIQIKEGNSSSKEKSILCIEESACYITDRVMEGFVRACIEHPLEEGKGVAGKALQSHHPYFYSDVKTYDISEYPLVHHARKFNLNAAVAIRLRSIYTNDDDYILEFFLPINMKGSSEQQLLLDNLSGTMQRICKSLRTVSGAELSGIECKHAGFRKKKVLNFPPSSMRNSQMPLINENHSSVQKLLSESSDLRNNGKEPSCNQEKNGSRKRGEKSRSTSEKKVSLSVLQQYFSGSLKDAAKSIGVCPTTLKRICRHHGISRWPSRKINKVNRSLKKIQTVLDSVQGVEGGLKFDPTMGAFVAGGTTIQEIDESKNLLFPEKSTTQDSEPISEDAASVPLAPCSESENSANKLDRKLKGTNASMIDCSEDSKSFAMHDFPEQACFSSVVAKGNAIGQRSSFVADDMDSDADGDDEVVERNNPTSSSLTDSSSGSGSIMHESSSSYQNFENQKQSKAKSTIVDSGTKITVKATYGEDTIRFKFDPSTGCFKLYEEVATRFKLQYGTFQLKYLDDEEEWVMLVNDSDLQECLEILDDMGTRNARFLVRDMPCILGSSGSNSCYLGGSS; encoded by the exons ATGGAGTACCCTTTTTATCCTAAGGGGAGAGGATTTGGGTATTGGCAGTCTCCGGGAACTGAGTTGGAAGGTTTAACATCATTAGATGGTGGAATAGGTAATTTGGCGTCAGAGGATATGCCTAGCAGCTTCTCCGAGCTCATGAACTTTGATAATTATGCTGGTTTGTATTCTGGTCCATCCATGACTGATCAAATTATGGCTAACGAGATTCCGTCTCTTGCCTCGGTGTTATATCAGTCACCGGATGGATTCAGTCCAGTTGAACAGAATTGCGGGCAATTCTATATGACAGGAGTTAGTGGAAATTACAATAATTCGGATGGCTCACCTGTTTTTGCGGAGAGAGTTGTGCGTCAGAAAATGGACACCCTACGTGGTTTCTTAgataacaacaacaatgatgcaAATAACTTAAGTTCTAAGCAAAAAATCGATGATTCTATGCAGCATGTTAATACTTTATCTCTTGATGAAAAAATGCTGAAAGCCTTGTCGTTTTTTAAAGAATCAGCTGGTGGGGGAATATTGGCGCAAGTTTGGGTACCGATAAAACATGATGGTCaaatctttttaagcacgagtgaGCAACCTTATTTACTAGATCAAATGCTTGCAGGGTATCGAGAAGTGTCAAGGACATTTATATTTTCCACAGAAGGAAAACCAGGCTGTTTACCGGGACTTCCCGGTCGTGTTTTTATCTCTAAAGTTCCTGAATGGACTTCCAATGTTGGTTATTACAATCCAAGTGAGTACTTGAGGGTTGAGCAGGCAAGAAGTCACGATGTTCGTGGATCAATTGCTTTTCCCATATTTGATCTGCAATCTGGACTGCCATGTTGTGCTGTTTTGGAACTTGTCACTACGAAGGAAAAGCTTGATTTTGACAGAGAATTGGAAATTATTTGTCGTTCACTTCAG CTTGTAAATTTAAGGACTACTATGCCTATTCGGCTGCTTCCCGAG TGTCTTTCGACCAATAAAAGAGCTGCTCTAACAGAGATAATTGATGTGTTACGATCTGTTTGTCATGCACATAGATTGCCAATGGCACTAACATGGATTCCCTGTTTTCACACTGATGGCACAAGAGAACAAACTACTAGAATACAAATTAAAGAGGGTAATTCAAGTTCTAAAGAGAAAAGCATACTGTGTATCGAAGAGTCAGCTTGCTATATAACTGATAGAGTGATGGAAGGATTTGTGCGTGCATGCATTGAACATCCTCTCGAGGAAGGGAAAGGTGTAGCTGGGAAAGCTCTTCAATCACATCACCCTTACTTCTATTCTGACGTGAAAACATATGATATTAGTGAGTATCCGCTTGTTCATCATGCACGTAAATTCAATTTGAATGCTGCAGTTGCAATCAGGCTAAGGAGTATTTATACTAATGATGATGATTACATATTGGAATTCTTTCTGCCTATCAATATGAAAGGAAGTTCAGAACAGCAACTTTTATTAGACAACCTCTCGGGTACCATGCAGAGAATTTGTAAGAGTTTGAGGACAGTTTCAGGTGCTGAACTATCAGGAATAGAATGTAAACACGCGGGGTTTCGGAAAAAAAAAGTCCTGAATTTTCCCCCCTCATCCATGAGAAATTCTCAGATGCCATTAATAAATGAAAACCATAGCTCTGTCCAGAAGCTGTTGTCGGAGTCTTCAGACCTGAGGAACAATGGAAAAGAGCCTTCTTGTAACCAG GAAAAAAATGGATCGAGAAAGCGAGGCGAGAAAAGTAGAAGCACATCAGAGAAGAAAGTTAGCTTGAGTGTTCTCCAACAATACTTTTCTGGTAGTCTGAAGGATGCTGCAAAAAGCATTGGTG TTTGCCCGACAACTCTGAAAAGGATATGCAGGCATCACGGAATTTCAAGATGGCCATCCCGCAAGATTAATAAAGTGAACCGTTCTTTGAAGAAAATTCAGACCGTGCTTGACTCTGTTCAGGGAGTTGAAGGCGGGTTAAAGTTTGATCCTACCATGGGAGCATTTGTGGCAGGAGGGACAACCATCCAAGAAATTGATGAAAGTAAAAATCTCCTTTTCCCGGAGAAAAGTACTACACAAGACTCTGAGCCTATTTCAGAAGATGCTGCCTCGGTGCCTCTGGCACCTTGTAGTGAAAGTGAAAATTCGGCAAATAAGTTGGATAGAAAATTGAAGGGAACCAACGCATCTATGATTGATTGCAGTGAAGATTCAAAATCATTTGCAATGCATGATTTTCCTGAACAAGCTTGTTTTAGTTCTGTTGTTGCAAAAGGTAATGCTATTGGCCAGAGAAGCTCCTTTGTTGCTGATGACATGGACAGTGACGCGGATGGGGATGATGAGGTTGTTGAACGCAACAATCCTACTTCTTCAAGCTTGACAGACTCATCTAGTGGCTCGGGTTCAATCATGCATGAGAGTTCATCTAGTTACCAGAACTTTGAGAACCAGAAGCAGTCCAAAGCCAAATCAACCATTGTTGATAGCGGGACAAAAATCACCGTGAAAGCTACATACGGAGAAGACACCATTCGTTTCAAATTTGATCCATCCACAGGTTGTTTTAAACTATACGAAGAAGTTGCAACAAGATTCAAACTGCAATACGGGACATTCCAGCTCAAATATctagatgatgaagaagaatgggtGATGTTAGTGAACGACTCGGATTTGCAAGagtgtttagaaatattggaTGATATGGGGACACGGAATGCAAGGTTTCTTGTTCGTGATATGCCTTGCATTTTAGGCAGCTCCGGCAGTAACAGTTGCTACTTGGGAGGCAGCTCATAG